Proteins from one Acropora muricata isolate sample 2 chromosome 9, ASM3666990v1, whole genome shotgun sequence genomic window:
- the LOC136929318 gene encoding adenosine receptor A3-like has product MSNNTEAHGREYIVPLCVLNAFFALTAVVLNSVTIHAIRKTSSASLPKNLRVLLLNLALSDLSVGVVVQPIYIIHLTFLFESHQGNYSQKVEIVFGVTATVFVCISILGVLAVSVDRFLAVYLHLRYQEIVTPKRVVSILILSWVISTIVYLFGIEHEYHDFLGIFRNVFLATCLTTIALLQCKIYSTVRRQRFQMRAQQVQGSIQTEDETRATFERQKSSVSSAFYIYLLLLACYLPNMFASFIFKKSKERIFRILHKYMITLVFVNSCLNPLIYCWKLRHIRRTIRMILRNIFVGRHSGTVSCRN; this is encoded by the coding sequence ATGTCAAACAATACAGAAGCCCATGGCCGTGAATACATAGTACCTCTCTGCGTCCTGAACGCTTTTTTCGCTTTGACTGCTGTCGTGTTGAACAGTGTAACGATTCATGCGATAAGGAAAACGTCTTCCGCTTCGTTGCCAAAAAATCTGAGAGTATTGCTGTTGAATCTGGCTTTATCTGATCTCAGTGTTGGAGTGGTGGTTCAACCCATTTATATAATCCACCTTACTTTTCTATTTGAGTCACACCAAGGAAATTATTCGCAGAAAGTGGAAATAGTTTTTGGCGTGACGGCGACTGTATTTGTTTGTATTTCAATCTTAGGAGTGTTGGCTGTTAGCGTGGATAGATTTTTGGCCGTTTATCTTCACCTCAGATACCAAGAGATTGTAACTCCCAAGCGAGTTGTTTCTATCTTGATCTTAAGTTGGGTGATAAGTACAATTGTTTACCTTTTCGGGATCGAGCATGAATACCATGACTTCCTAGGGATTTTCCGAAATGTCTTCTTAGCTACCTGCCTCACAACAATAGCATTACTTCAATGTAAAATTTATTCCACAGTTAGACGCCAAAGATTCCAAATGCGCgcccagcaagtgcaaggaagCATACAAACTGAGGATGAAACGAGAGCAACTTTTGAGCGCCAAAAATCATCAGTAAGCAGCGCATTCTACATATACCTTTTACTCTTAGCTTGTTATTTGCCCAATATGTTCGCTagttttattttcaagaaatCCAAGGAAAGAATTTTTAGAATCTTGCATAAGTATATGATAACGCTTGTGTTTGTAAACTCCTGTTTGAACCCGTTGATTTACTGCTGGAAGTTGAGGCATATTCGACGCACTATCAGAATGATACTGCGAAATATTTTTGTCGGGAGGCACAGTGGTACAGTTAGCTGTCGAAATTGA
- the LOC136928565 gene encoding melatonin receptor type 1B-A-like — MKMDLNETEFSTAKTTDPYNIYWWLAPRYFEELASRPKYLVAIESGTMLLITLIAYTGNSLICLAILRNPRLRTATNYLIFTLSATDLITACTTLTVATIVLFNGEWIVTINPLDVSSFPCRVQGILSPALTGFSVHVMALTALNRYICVAQQRLYIKMFSKQGTCVIVLVDAVILVGLTTFPCPAGLAKVTLDPRRALCFTTFQQQTTAQMIGNLFLCLNVFLPLFIICLCYVRVFIAIRKNSFRVEEARLASVRIKEVRITKTVFAVLVGFLFCWIPAMVCNYLSFNMVNPRFPRQGELVFTFFLSVSSAINPFIYGTTCRSLRKDFLHPFRCGKTTRVKQTRAS, encoded by the coding sequence atgaaaaTGGACTTGAACGAAACCGAGTTCTCTACAGCGAAAACGACAGATCCCTACAACATCTATTGGTGGCTGGCGCCCAGATATTTTGAAGAACTTGCTTCCAGGCCAAAATATCTGGTGGCCATCGAATCGGGGACAATGTTGCTCATTACACTCATCGCCTACACTGGAAACTCTCTGATCTGTTTGGCCATCTTGCGAAATCCAAGACTTCGAACAGCAACAAACTACCTCATCTTCACATTATCGGCAACAGACCTGATAACAGCTTGCACTACTTTGACCGTAGCTACGATCGTCCTCTTCAACGGTGAATGGATCGTTACGATAAATCCTCTTGATGTCAGCAGTTTTCCATGCAGGGTACAAGGAATTCTTTCTCCTGCGTTGACAGGATTTTCTGTTCACGTCATGGCTTTAACAGCATTAAATCGATACATCTGCGTCGCTCAGCAAAGGTTGTACATCAAAATGTTCAGTAAGCAAGGCACATGTGTCATTGTCTTAGTTGACGCAGTAATTTTAGTTGGTCTTACGACCTTCCCTTGTCCCGCGGGCCTAGCCAAAGTCACACTCGATCCAAGACGAGCTTTGTGTTTCACGACCTTTCAACAGCAAACAACAGCACAAATGATAGGGAACTTGTTCTTGTGTTTGAATGtttttttacctttgtttaTTATTTGTCTTTGCTATGTCCgagtttttatcgcgataagaaAGAATTCTTTTCGTGTGGAAGAAGCTCGTTTGGCCTCTGTTAGAATTAAGGAAGTTAGAATCACTAAAACTGTCTTTGCTGTGTTGGTTGGGTTCCTTTTCTGTTGGATCCCAGCTATGGTGTGTAACTACTTGAGTTTTAACATGGTTAATCCTCGATTTCCTCGACAAGGAGAAttggttttcactttttttctcagCGTCAGCTCGGCAATTAACCCTTTTATCTATGGAACAACTTGTCGATCCCTCAGAAAGGACTTTCTTCATCCTTTTCGTTGCGGAAAAACTACGCGTGTAAAACAAACAAGGGCATCATGA